One Styela clava chromosome 4, kaStyClav1.hap1.2, whole genome shotgun sequence genomic window, GCGAGTTTTCATGTAAATTGATGCTCTAAAAAGCGTTCCAAGCCACGAAAAGGTACAGTGTATGACACAGAAGAATGTTTTTAGAAATTTAGACTGAATATGTCAGGATTCGATAGGAAAAAGTGCTACAAACGGAAATGCGAACTGAATAAATCGCATTATTCGGTCACAATCACGTCTCTTCTACGTTAGACCACAAGCGGCGTTTCGTGAGTACCGGTACGGCATCAGTAAGACAGATTGACGTTAGGAGCAGCGTAGCGCGCAGCGGTGTCTTCTGAAAATGAGTAAAAAACAGGGGGAAGCGATGACCAAGGACAGGCACCTCCTCCCGTAGTGAAAGATGCTCTTTCAACATTCACATACGATTCGATGTCCAAAGAAGTGAATCGCACTTCAACAAACGAATGCGAACCAAAGTTGAAAAAGATGAAATTTCACTTGGATATCGGTGATTATATGCGTGGATCAAATGTCGATGATCAAATGAAGTACGACTATTTGACCAACCATTGGGTCCCAAGCAAAGATTTCGTCTTTCCAAAGCATGTCCGAACGGTCAGTGGAAAGACTTTTCATCTGTCTTTTCAGCGAGCGTGGCTGGAGAAATTCAAATGGCTGGCATACAGCCCGGACAAAGATGGCGCTTTTTGCAAATCGTGCTTGATCTTTGCTCCTGATGTAGGCGGAGGGTCAAAATTGTTGAAGCTTGTTAACGAGCCTATGCAAAACTTGAAAAGTGCACTTGAGGACTTATCGAAGCACGCCAGTAGAACTTACCATATCACAGCACAATTACATGCCgaaaatttttgtaatactCACACTACCGGAAATGTCGTCGAACAAATGAACTCTGCAAGAGCTCAGCAAGCGGATGGAAACAGACGGGCACTCGCATCAATAATTAACGTTGTCAAATTCTGTGGACGTCAAAATATAGCTTTAAGAGGTCACATAGACCATGGAGTTTTGTCGAATCCGACAAATTTTGAAACCGAAATGAACGAAGGAAATTTCCGTGCGCTATTGCGATTTAGAATTTCTTCCGGCGATCAAGATTTGTTGAATTATGTTCAGAATGCCCCTCTAAATGCCTTGTACACAAGCCCACAGATTCAAAATAAGATCATCACACTGTGCGGCGAAATGATCCGAGAGACCCTCGTTAAGAAGATCAATAAAAGCAAGTATTTCGCCATGCTTGCTGATGAAACGAGTGATATCGGGCGTATTGAGCAATTTTCCATCTGTGCGAGATATGTTCAGAATGAGCACGGTATCTGCACCCTCCGAGAGGGTTTTCTCGGATTCGTCGAAGCCGTCGATTTGTCCGGCCAAGCTCTAGCAGAATTGCTGATGTCGACGCTTACGAGCTGGGGCTTGGAGCTGCGTAACATCGTAGGCCAGGGATATGACGGCGTCGCCAACATGTCAGGCTGTTTTCGGGGAGTACAGGCCGTTGACCAAGCCTACCCAAAAGCGTGTTACACTCACTGCTGCTCGCACTCGTTGAACCTGGTGCTATCTCACGCGTGTGGAGGCGAAGGGTTGAAACGAACAGTGCGGAGTATAAGAGACGTCGTTAATTTTTTCTCTAATAGTCCCAAACGCACAGGAATTCTTAAGAATGCTATTATAGCACTCCTTCCACAAAGTCGACACACACGTTCGATAACATTTTGCGAAACCAGATGGGTGGAAAGACATGAGTCAATTACAGTATTCTGCGAATTATATTCTGCCGTTGTTTACTCTTTGGGCCAGATAGAAGAATGCAGAGACAGAGATGCCGCTGATAAAGCAGATGAATTTAAATACAGGATAATGAACGCAGATTTCATCTGCCATTTACGTATACTGGACAGTATACTTGGCATTACATATCGACTGTCAGTTATCCTGCAGTCAAAAGATCTCGACATCATAGGCTGCTGTCAAATGCTTAACGACGTTAAGGCAGTTTTACAACACATGTTGGATAACGCACAGAAGAAATTTTCAACGAAATCAGCGTAATGACCAGTGATCACCAAATTCCGCTTGTTGTGAGATCTCTGAATTCGACTAGCGTGGATTTGGAGAGTCAGATGCGCGAAGATGTGTTCAAACCTTTCTTGAGCAAGACAATCTCCGAACTTGAAGATCGTTTCGGATCTACTTTTCGGAAAGCAACACAGTGTTTTGGCCTTATTCCGTATCGCATGATGATGCAGCCATGCAATATTCTACAAGAttcaaatttcttcaaaatatattcagaagAGTTGGAGTCGTGGGCGATGGTGAAATCCGAAATAAGGCTCTGGAAGAGCAAGTGGACACAGCCGATCTTCCAAAAAACGCTTTGGATGCGCTAAACCATGCTTCTGTCGAAGCATATCCCAACGTTCGAAAATTACTGCAAATTATTTCCACACTTCCGGTCACAACTGCATCTGCCGAAAGATCGTTTTCACAGCTACGTGGTTTGAAATCATATTTGCGGAACACCACTATGGAAACCCGGCTGAATGGTTTAGCCCTGCTTCTGATGCATCGGGAAATTGAAGTTCCAACAGAAAAAGTTATTCTGGCGTTTATGCGCAGGAAAGCTCGGCGTAAAATCGCGAATTATTTTTGGCTCACATTGTATCATTTCTTTCCTGCTATTCTTTTCGCACTGTACTACCATGTTATATAATGCAAATAAAGCCAAATTTAGCTTCGATGTTTATTAGCTGGTTCATAGCAGCTCGGCTACGGAGCCATTAAGCTTTCTGCGCTTATTGTTCATGTTGCAAGTCACTTTTTTCACATTCCAAAAGGAGGGGGGGGTCCGaccccccctggctacgcccccTGATTGCCGGTACCGGGAACCTCAAAAAACTTCCGAGCTTTGAGTAGCGAGAATTTACGCAATCGgtcgtcacgcttggcggaatAAACTCCGTGTTCTCATGATTAAAAAGTGATACAGCGAAATTtaggatgaaatattagatctcataggattcattaaaaatttaggactaaataaaagtaatagccttctgccaaaaaatcaatctttaaacactgaaaatttcaaagcaattggtccagtatccgaagagaaaggcgatttcatcatgacgaaggagaaaaataataagaacaacaacataatattgaaacgatcgttatgtacactgacgtgtccaataatggaGAATATACTTAGATCTGATGCAGCCTAAGTATAGGTCGACAGACTCGAATCACTTCACTCCAACATCCTAATAtttattatgacataacaagTACAGTTTCAAATTGCTTGAAGTACAAATCTGAAGTTCAAAACGTCATGGCACCAGTACCCGATGTTCACAATACTCGTGTTTAGTGAGTTCTGGTTCTGGCatagtaaaaattatatattatgaTGCTTACATTCTTTGTTGCTTTgattaattagtatatatagcTATATATCGATATTCTTTCATAAAATTAAGTCTTTATTACGGTAGGAACTGTTcagttaatttaaattattatactttactttatttttcGAGGTTAAAGAGAGTGGGTAAAAGAgaattttttgaagttttaaatTGACCTTATTCTGGAACAAGCCTTCACACATTTCAAAAACGATTTAAAATAATAGTTCAAAATTGGGTGTCTCAAATGTCGTATCCCACTTGTTCCAAGTTGTTCACTTGTCCCGCTTGTCACACGTGTCCCACGACATTTTCGAAACACCGTTCAAATTGATTGTCAAGACCCTCGATGTTTGATACCACTATTCGGCCTTTATTCGAATCCCATAAGTGATGTGGCAATGTACAAGAGGATTTCTGAACTCCTTGCCGTCGCGGTGTGGTTTCGTAATGGATTATCTGTTGCTTCTTTCTCCGTCAACCACGTTTGTGGACGCATTGCACTACAGTTTGAGTTGGCGTGTTTGGGCAAGTCATCGATATTTATGGTGTTTCGGAGAGGACAATGAATTATTGCAAATTAGAGGCAAAAGGAAACTTATTACATCCAATTTTTCTTGTTTCAGTATTAATCTATTTAATACAATAAAGTCATTTTATACAGCCATTTTGagcaaaacaggcaaaaaaactcgatttgaaataattgtttaaaattaaaaGGAAATTATAATAGTCATCGGAACttttctgtatttattttacGTCAAAAAAGTATATGCGTAATTTTAATGTCGGTCATACTATTTGGAATATGTCGCAttgtatcatttttttaaaagttcccatatttttcaatacaatacttgcttcaacaatatatatatattttttttatctatagCTGAATAATTGGTAACTCAATTTTGGTTCCTGATACGTCATACGTTCATCTGGCATAACATGAGAATATTAGAATAGGAAACTAAACGATGAGTCGCACGGGCGTAATAAGATTACGAATGTGTTTGCTTTTGTTGACTTCCCGAGAATGACGCAAATGATTATGCATATCAGAAAAGGGGGCGACAAATATTGTTTGCAAACTCATAAAGTATGtaaagaatattataaaataaaaagattatTATATTAACCCGCATAATAATTATTAACATATATTATACAGTATCGACAATCAAATTGTCAGTGGGTTAATTTGCTGTGAATTCCAATGACGGTAGATAGGAGAAGATTGTTACGATTATTAAGACTAAAATGCAATATGCAATTTTTAGTAACAGTATTATGCTATTGGTTATTGGGAATTCAAAATCTTCCCGTTAGGTCATATTTTACGAATTCTACTAAGGGTAACAAACACTTGGAGAGTGAAAAGTATATGAGTACGCAATTGACGCTCGCAATTCCGTATATTATGCTATTTGTATTACGTTCACTCAAtgtaaattacatatatattggAACCTTAGGACGACTGGCAAGTATGAATATTATTGAATTAACGTGCTTCAGATGCGTATGTTCGGCCACTTCAACGTATTAGATATTTCATTTGATTCTCATCAATAAAACCACTATTTCATACCCAAATTTAATTGGATGGAAAGAGAATTATACTAAGTCTGATGATTATGTGgtttataaaaaacaaattagCTTCGTGAAATTTGATGATAGTTAATTGGTATAAGTTAATTTATAATGCatgaaatattattacattttatattcttatTACTAATAAATATAcctcattttgaaatattagcTCATTGTTCTTATTGTTAAGCGTATATGCGTATAAATTATAGAAGAAACGTGATGCCCCATGGGTTAGTTACATAGTGTGATTGACTTCTTTTGTatgctattttatattttatcaaggACTTTGCAAACCAAAATGTTCCAACTAAGCTTATTTTGAcccaatattaaattaatttatatgCTACTCTATGCATTTGCAACCAATTGGACAATCACTCAGGTTCCCGCATTTTGACAAAACAAGGTCTCGTTCGTTGGTTTGCTGAACAAAATAGCTTGGGGAACCACGGAAGCCAGTACTGACTGAGTACGGTAATTAATACGAAGTGATACTTAGCCTCGCTTCGAATCTCAATATAAGGTAACCACTTCGGGCATTGGCCAATATTTCAACGAGAAATAACCCAATCGATTTTGTTTCGAGAAAATACCTAATTAGTtatgataatttttatataatttaattgAATAATTATGACTAATAGCATCAGTATGAAAACCGTTTAAACGATGATAAATTATGAACTTTTTCATATAGAAaacacaaatatttaaaattaagttAATTTACCTcttttcataaataaatataaaaaactttcGCATTTGGAGAAATCATGATGTAACCATCACATTCCTAGTCTTTACAAATGGGCAAAACGAACTACGGTGGTCGTTTTACACAATATTATAGATTTTGAGATCATTTTTTCTCTCTCGTTGTAAGGAATCccatattttaaaaactgatatATACATAAATCAGGTGTAAACTATCTTTACATTACTGTAGTCTATTATGGTATGAGTTTTCCTACCAATGGAATGACAATGTCGTTGCAATGCATGCTCTAATGTTGCAGAAAACAAACACCACTTTTTACAGTGATACATACAatcagtggtgagattcaaattTTGGTGAgattcacaaaagtcatatttttcagccggttctgttacaaataaggatgccaagtatgagtacttacaagtattcgattcttatccgattcctaaattttcgattccgattctcgattccgaatctcgattccgaatctcgattcctcgacatattaccgaaaaaatatacccacccaagcaataccatatgaaatcaagcaagacagcgatgttcaaattctggacggacaagaaggccgaaactaagtagtatgggcagtgttccctctaaggtgtgcgcgtgtgcgcgcgcacacagctttcagaggctgcgcacacgcatagatttactgcgcacagacgtatttcgatgtaatgtaacaattttctcggttggcaggttgagaaagtttgttgttggcccacccattacccggttagaacgccaaaatttcttcattggtttttgcacaaatattagccatttccaaaaaagtgcgcacataCTAAAagttctgcgcacacatactacaagaaattagagggaacattgagtatgggtatccaatctgccACAGGAGACAAAACagcacaaaaaaaacgaatccctcagaacccacagagatttttaaaataaataaacgttaaagcctactagcgatatttataatatgtatattatataaagtgaagtttgcggtgtcgtagcaactcaacatggcagtgaagcagtttatatatatatatatatatatatatatgtgaagaaattgccacaaaacgttacacattgtttgcaatccaagtttcaaactcgagaatcgattccggtgcatcggaatcgattctagtcgattccgcgaagaatcgattctgtaatcgaatccggactcgattccgccatccctagttacaaacagaacattgacagtaatacttaccggttcgctgatctcataaaatttcgtgagacggttctatagaaccggtgcgaaccggctgaatcccaccactgcatacAACCAGGCcaggcaaattattgactttttttctttttttatgacTATACACGCTGTACACAGTGTTGAAAGTCCGGAATCTTCATCGAGTTTAGTCACAATTTTCCGCGTAACTCGACAGGTTGTAGTTTCTTGTCTATTTGGAATGGCCATGGAAAACAAACTCAAACTCAAATAGAATTCACTGGGGATCATGTCACTAAATCGAATTATGTAATTTTGGTCTGTGATAGCGGTATCTTGTTTGGTAGATCGCGAGAGCGCTTTCGAAAAGTACAATGTAATTAAACCGAAATACAATAATCGCGTTTGCGTTTAAATTGATGCAAATCtaaatgtttaatatttaatttcttaCATCAACGACATCTTTCAATTTCGGCACAAcctttttaatttatcacacTATAAATGAAATTGTAAGCATGGCGTTTATTTCATAGCTCTATAAACCTGACAGACCAGTATAATTTAGGCCCAGTGCTATTATCATTGCGCGTTCGTTTTCCTAATGCTCCATAGAAAAAACAAGCTGTATGGAGATAGTCAAATTTCAACGTATTTCATTTAAACCATTTGTCTTTTACGAATTACTTCGATTGTAACAtatcgtatatatattatatttatatcagtTATATCCAGACGCCAATATTAAATTATGAGAATTTCCACTAGTATAAtccattaaaataaataatatttttaccgAAGCAAAGTCTGTAAAAAGGGGTGTAAAATACAAAGTCAAGTCAAGTCTGGTGCTTTGGCTGTGGGACTGTTCCCACTGAAGCTTATAACTTTGGTCTGAGCACactttcaaatattatatagaGGCCGTATTCATCTGGTTCAGAatcctacaaaatttaaatgatttGGCAAAAACACATTTGGGCGAATTGGAAAAATGTTGCTGTTTTC contains:
- the LOC120325775 gene encoding zinc finger MYM-type protein 1-like; this translates as MSKEVNRTSTNECEPKLKKMKFHLDIGDYMRGSNVDDQMKYDYLTNHWVPSKDFVFPKHVRTVSGKTFHLSFQRAWLEKFKWLAYSPDKDGAFCKSCLIFAPDVGGGSKLLKLVNEPMQNLKSALEDLSKHASRTYHITAQLHAENFCNTHTTGNVVEQMNSARAQQADGNRRALASIINVVKFCGRQNIALRGHIDHGVLSNPTNFETEMNEGNFRALLRFRISSGDQDLLNYVQNAPLNALYTSPQIQNKIITLCGEMIRETLVKKINKSKYFAMLADETSDIGRIEQFSICARYVQNEHGICTLREGFLGFVEAVDLSGQALAELLMSTLTSWGLELRNIVGQGYDGVANMSGCFRGVQAVDQAYPKACYTHCCSHSLNLVLSHACGGEGLKRTVRSIRDVVNFFSNSPKRTGILKNAIIALLPQSRHTRSITFCETRWVERHESITVFCELYSAVVYSLGQIEECRDRDAADKADEFKYRIMNADFICHLRILDSILGITYRLSVILQSKDLDIIGCCQMLNDVKAVLQHMLDNAQKKFSTKSA